The nucleotide sequence CCGTGCGCCCCGAACAGGGTCCGTGCGCCCCGACTCGAGCGACCACGCTCCGGGAGACGCCGGAGGGGACGAGTCCGGTGGGGCTGCGGCATCCGTCCGGTCGACGCGTGACTCGCCGAGCAGGGTCGCGAGCGGTCCGCGCGTGAAGTTGAGCACGAAGCCGGCGGCGACGACCCACAGCAGCGGGCTGATCTCGCGCGCTTGCCCGAGAGCGAGCGCACGACCCACGCGATGAACCCCGCGCCGCTGCCGTTCGCGATCGAATACGTCAGCGGCATCACGGTGATGGCGAGGAACACCGGCAGCAGGATCGAGAAGTCCGAGAAGTCGATGCACCGGATCTGCGACATCATGAGCGCGCCGACGATGACGAGGGCAGATGCCGCGACCTCGGTGGGCACGATCGGCACGAGCCGCGTGAAGAACATCGCGACGAGGAACAGCGCGCCGGTCACCACGTTCGCGAACCCGGTGCGGGCACCCTCGCCGATGCCCGCTCCCGACTCGATGAACACGGTGTTCGACGGGCTCGACGTGAATCCACCGGCGACCGCGCCGACGCGACGATGAGCGCGGACCTGATGCGCGGGAAGTCGCCCTTCTCCTTCGCGAGGCCGGCCTCCTTCGACAGGCCCGTCATGGTGCCCATGACGTCGAAGAAGTTCGTGAACACGAGCGTGAGGACGAGCATGAGCGCGGCGAGCACGCCGATGCGCTCGAACGAGCCGAACGACACCCGGCCGACCAGCGACAGGTCGGGCACGCTGACGAACGACGCCGGGAGGTCCGGGACCGTGGGGCCCCAGCCTCCGGGGTTTGACTTCGTCGCCGTCGGACTTCGGGCCGATGAACAGGCCGGTACCCACCGTGAGGGCGAGCTTCAACCGGATGGGCACCGCGTCGAAGATCATGCGGCGCAGGCCCGTCGCGGCCGACAGCACGATGATCATCAGACCGTTGATGACGACGAGGCCCATCGCCCGCGGGCAAGGTGACCGCCCGACAACCGGCACCGCGAGGAACGAATTGATGCCGAGGCCCGCCGCGAAGGCGAAGGGCAAGCGGGTCACGAGACCGAACAGCAGCGTCATCACCCCGGCGGTCAGCGCCGTGGTCGCGGCGACCTGCGTGAACCCGAGCGTGTCACCCGCGACATCCGTGCCACTGGACAGGATGACGGGGTTCAGGATGACGATCTCCGCCATCGTTACGAAGGTGCCGACACCGCAGCGGATCTCGGCGGGGTGGTCGATCCCGCTTGGTGACCTCCGGAGTGAAACGTTGGTCGCTCCCGCTCCAACCTGAGGATCCGCTGGACGGATGCCTCGACCGCGCGCGCGGGCGCCCCGCCCGAGGGGGTGCGTCGAAGTAGGGTCGATGGCGCATGCATCGCCTCATCGTCGCCCTTCTCGCCTCCACCGACGCCGTCATCGCGACGGCCGTCGGCCTTGCCGTGACCCTTGCTCCGCTCACCCTGCTGTGGGTGTTCGGATTCGGCGGCGGAGCGGACTGGGGTGTGCTGTGGCCGTCGGCGGTGTCGGTCTGGCAGCTCGGCAATCTCGTGCCGCTCGCGATCACGCTGCCGCCCGACTACCTCGCTGCGACGGGGATCGATGCGGGCGCCGCATCCTTCGTCCTGTCCCTCGCCCCGCTCGCGTTCGCCGGATTCACGGTCGTCTTCGCCGCCCGCTCGGGGACCCGCGCCTCGCACGCCGATGCGTGGCTCACCGGCGTGCTCACCTCGAGTGCCGTGTTCGCCGTGCTGACCACCGGCGCCGCGCTGACCGGCGCGAACGACGTCGCGCGCGCCGAGCACTGGCAGGCGATCCTCGTGCCGACGCTGCTGTTCGCCGTTCCCGCCGTCGTCGCCGCCGTGGTCACGGAGTGGTGCGAGGCCGGCTCGGGCGCGATCGCACGCCTGCGCGACCGCGTCGAAGCCGCACCGCACGGCTGGGGGGAGGTGCCCGCGCTCGTCGCGCGCGGGACGGCCGTGGTCGTGGTGGGGCTCGTCGGCATCGGCGCCGCAATGGCCGCCGTCGCCCTGTTCGCTCGCGCGGGGCAGATCGTCGCGCTGTTCCAGGCCGGGGACGTCGACCCGCTCGGCGCCACCGTCATCACGCTCGCGCAGCTCGCCTACGTGCCGACGCTCGCGGTGTGGGGGATGAGCTTCGCCGCCGGACCCGGCTTCGCCGTCGGCACCGGGACCTCGGTCTCGCCCGCCGGCACCCAGGTCGGTCCCATCCCGGGCCTGCCGGTGCTGGGCGCCGTGCCCGAATCGACGACCTCGTGGCTGCTTCTGCTCGCCCTGCTGCCGATCGCCCTCGGCGCGCTCGCCGGGTGGATCGCGCGCTCGCGGCTCCTGCACGCCGGGGGAGGGTCCCGCGAAAGGATGCCGCATCCCGCGCCGTCGGCAGGTCCGGCCTCGTCGCGGTTCGATGCGGGAAAGACGGCCACCCTCAGCGGGCTGCTCTCGGGGTCGGCTCCGGCGGAGCCCGCCGCGGATGCGCGTCTCGAGCGCGACGTCGATGCGCCCGAGGATCCGATCGCGGCACGTCTCGTCGTGACCGCGGGCATCGCGCTGCTCTCGGGTGCCGCGGCGGCGCTCCTCGCATGGGCGGCATCCGGGTCGCTCGGACCCGGGCGGCTCGCCGAGTTCGGACCCGACGCCGGGCCT is from Microbacterium sp. LWH3-1.2 and encodes:
- a CDS encoding DUF6350 family protein, which encodes MHRLIVALLASTDAVIATAVGLAVTLAPLTLLWVFGFGGGADWGVLWPSAVSVWQLGNLVPLAITLPPDYLAATGIDAGAASFVLSLAPLAFAGFTVVFAARSGTRASHADAWLTGVLTSSAVFAVLTTGAALTGANDVARAEHWQAILVPTLLFAVPAVVAAVVTEWCEAGSGAIARLRDRVEAAPHGWGEVPALVARGTAVVVVGLVGIGAAMAAVALFARAGQIVALFQAGDVDPLGATVITLAQLAYVPTLAVWGMSFAAGPGFAVGTGTSVSPAGTQVGPIPGLPVLGAVPESTTSWLLLLALLPIALGALAGWIARSRLLHAGGGSRERMPHPAPSAGPASSRFDAGKTATLSGLLSGSAPAEPAADARLERDVDAPEDPIAARLVVTAGIALLSGAAAALLAWAASGSLGPGRLAEFGPDAGPVALAVGLEVLLGAAILLLSPRSAGGRSATEHSVPAPAAAEPARQDEDPHPEPPEAAAFAAFAAVAAFTARRGGAVPEGDAGAQHPPPPVTSDAMTEPIDLPLPAPPGESGGSE